From Microlunatus capsulatus, a single genomic window includes:
- a CDS encoding ABC transporter permease → MGQNLLEVADEQPLGDGPVEPVDTGKRLSRSRLILRRFLRNKSAVVGLALLVVFVVLALVGPYLSNWAYDEVDRQAYLKPPSDRHPLGSTQSGRDMLALTLRGLRKSLLIGFLVAILSTGIAAIVGSFAAYFGGWFERIALWVVDLLLVVPSFLLIAVLTTSGPKGPNSWLLLVVLLAAFGWMLASRVVRSLSMSIKEREYVQAARFMGLSAPKTIVRHVLPNISSLLIIDATLNVSAAILAETGLSFFGFGVQPPDTSLGTLLGEGARQVNSFPWLFVSPAVAVVLCVNAVGDGLRDALDPNSASGGTAR, encoded by the coding sequence ATGGGTCAGAACCTCCTCGAGGTCGCCGACGAGCAGCCGCTGGGCGACGGGCCGGTCGAGCCGGTGGACACCGGCAAGCGGCTCTCCCGCAGCCGGCTGATCCTGCGCCGGTTCCTCCGCAACAAGTCCGCCGTCGTGGGGCTGGCGCTCCTGGTGGTCTTCGTCGTGCTCGCCCTGGTCGGGCCCTACCTCTCGAACTGGGCCTACGACGAGGTCGACCGGCAGGCCTACCTCAAGCCGCCGAGCGACCGGCACCCGCTGGGCAGCACGCAGAGCGGCCGGGACATGCTGGCGCTCACCCTGCGCGGGCTGCGCAAGTCGCTGCTGATCGGTTTCCTGGTGGCCATCCTGTCCACCGGCATCGCCGCGATCGTCGGCTCGTTCGCCGCCTACTTCGGCGGCTGGTTCGAGCGGATCGCCCTCTGGGTCGTCGACCTGCTGCTCGTGGTCCCGTCGTTCCTGCTGATCGCCGTGCTCACCACCAGCGGCCCGAAGGGCCCCAACTCCTGGCTGCTGCTGGTCGTCCTGCTGGCCGCCTTCGGCTGGATGCTCGCCTCCCGCGTGGTGCGCAGCCTCAGCATGTCGATCAAGGAGCGCGAGTACGTCCAGGCCGCGCGCTTCATGGGCCTCTCGGCCCCCAAGACGATCGTCCGGCACGTGCTGCCGAACATCTCCTCGCTGCTGATCATCGACGCCACCCTGAACGTCAGCGCGGCCATCCTCGCCGAGACCGGGCTGTCCTTCTTCGGCTTCGGGGTGCAGCCGCCCGACACCTCGCTGGGCACCCTGCTCGGCGAGGGCGCGCGGCAGGTCAACAGCTTCCCCTGGCTGTTCGTCAGCCCCGCCGTCGCCGTCGTCCTGTGCGTGAACGCCGTGGGCGACGGACTGCGCGACGCCCTCGACCCCAACTCGGCCTCCGGAGGAACCGCCCGATGA
- a CDS encoding ABC transporter permease, translating to MGAYVARRLLNYVVLLFIAVSLSYLLAASQLQPRRLYELVNPPLDPVAIESNLRLRNLSDQVPLLERYWVWLKGVVLHWDWGEAPKGGEVVDEVGRRIWVSIRLITLGSLLGTLVGVLLGAWTATRQYKPSDRFSTLGSLFILSVPSFVIASALQVLATKVNNGTGLRLFEFVGETGDRGDYFGAAFVDRAQHLVLPTIALTLINAAFFSRIQRNLMLDALGSDFVRTARAKGLRRSRAVMKHALRTSLIPTGTYFAFSIATLFTGATFMEIMFSFHGMGEYGVSTITGQDVNGTVAVVAFSGACVLVGAVLSDIAVAILDPRVRLS from the coding sequence TTGGGTGCGTACGTCGCGCGACGACTCCTGAACTACGTCGTCCTGCTCTTCATCGCGGTGAGCCTCAGCTACCTGCTGGCGGCCAGCCAGCTCCAGCCCCGACGGCTCTACGAGCTCGTCAACCCGCCGCTGGACCCCGTCGCGATCGAGAGCAACCTCCGGCTCCGCAACCTCAGCGACCAGGTGCCGCTGCTCGAGCGGTACTGGGTGTGGCTGAAGGGCGTCGTCCTGCACTGGGACTGGGGCGAGGCGCCCAAGGGCGGCGAGGTCGTCGACGAGGTCGGCCGGCGGATCTGGGTGAGCATCCGGCTGATCACGCTGGGCTCCCTGCTCGGCACCCTCGTCGGGGTGCTGCTCGGCGCCTGGACCGCCACCCGGCAGTACAAGCCGTCGGACCGCTTCTCGACGCTGGGCTCGCTGTTCATCCTCTCGGTGCCGTCCTTCGTCATCGCCAGCGCCCTGCAGGTGCTGGCCACCAAGGTCAACAACGGCACCGGGCTGCGGCTCTTCGAGTTCGTCGGCGAGACCGGTGACCGCGGCGACTACTTCGGGGCCGCCTTCGTCGACCGGGCCCAGCACCTGGTGCTGCCCACGATCGCCCTGACGCTCATCAACGCCGCCTTCTTCAGCCGCATCCAGCGCAACCTCATGCTCGACGCCCTCGGCTCGGACTTCGTCCGGACGGCCCGGGCGAAGGGCCTGCGCCGCTCGCGCGCGGTGATGAAGCACGCGCTGCGCACGTCGCTGATCCCGACGGGCACCTACTTCGCCTTCAGCATCGCGACGCTGTTCACCGGCGCCACCTTCATGGAGATCATGTTCTCCTTCCACGGGATGGGCGAGTACGGCGTCTCCACCATCACCGGCCAGGACGTCAACGGCACGGTGGCCGTGGTCGCGTTCAGCGGGGCGTGCGTGCTGGTCGGCGCCGTCCTGTCCGACATCGCCGTGGCCATCCTCGACCCGCGCGTGCGGCTGAGCTAG